In Microbulbifer celer, a single window of DNA contains:
- a CDS encoding glycoside hydrolase family 127 protein, producing MKKLLLSLTLSSIALAGCTSKEPATMETFPLSDVRLLESPFKHAQDTNIEYILAMDPDRLLAPYLKEAGLEPKAENYGNWENSGLDGHIGGHYLTALSLAWAATGNDEAKQRLDYMLDELKRAQDKSGDGYLSGVPGGKAMWNELVEGDIRADLFTLNDKWVPLYNIHKIYAGLRDAYIYADSQQALDMLIALSDWGAAVIGKLSDEQVQQILKSEHGGLNEVYADVAEITGEEKYLDIARQLSHREILNPLEQRQDKLTGLHANTQIPKVIGYKRVGDLTHDDQWQDAAEYFWNEVVENRTVAIGGNSVREHFHDTDDFSSMIEDVEGPETCNTYNMLKLTRLLYLSEPDARYMRYYERALYNHILSSQNPDTGGLVYFTPMRPSHYRMYSKPEDAMWCCVGSGIENHSKYGEMIYAHRGDELFVNLFIPSTLDWEEKGIQLHQENQIPDAENTTLTVTGNSKFTLKLRYPAWVTAGEIEVAINGKAVVVNAHPGSYITIDRHWKDGDRVDVQLPMHTETEQLPDGSDYFALTYGPVVLAAKTQPFANEHLDYFADDSRMGHIASGPMCPQEQMPMFVSEDLGFVEQIQRLPGEKLALSTPASLKTGNGNNNLQLIPFFRLHEARYTIYWPYSTPQELAKKQRIKEEEDRARLALAQQTIDKVAPGEQQPEADHFFAGAATEAGVHRGRHWRHSSDWFSYQLKDPNKEAETLRITYYGQDNGRHFRILANNVEIAQVKLEGNRGDDFYSVDYPVPATVLKQADNGVIELKFVAGKDSVAGGIYGVRLMRATGEPENG from the coding sequence ATGAAGAAACTACTCCTGAGCCTGACTCTCAGCTCAATCGCCCTGGCAGGTTGCACAAGCAAAGAACCGGCAACCATGGAGACCTTCCCGCTCTCCGATGTTCGCCTGCTGGAAAGCCCCTTCAAACACGCCCAGGACACCAACATCGAGTACATCCTGGCGATGGATCCCGACCGGCTGTTGGCACCCTATTTAAAAGAAGCCGGCCTGGAACCCAAAGCGGAAAACTACGGCAACTGGGAAAACAGCGGCCTGGACGGACATATCGGCGGGCACTACCTCACCGCACTCAGTCTCGCCTGGGCCGCCACCGGCAACGACGAAGCCAAACAGCGCCTGGACTACATGCTCGACGAACTCAAACGGGCCCAGGACAAAAGCGGCGATGGCTACCTGAGTGGCGTGCCCGGCGGCAAGGCCATGTGGAACGAACTGGTAGAAGGCGACATCCGCGCGGACCTGTTTACCCTCAACGACAAATGGGTCCCGCTCTACAACATTCACAAGATCTACGCCGGCCTACGCGATGCGTATATCTACGCGGACAGCCAGCAGGCACTCGATATGCTCATCGCCCTGTCCGACTGGGGCGCCGCCGTGATCGGTAAACTGTCTGACGAGCAGGTACAGCAGATCCTGAAAAGCGAACATGGCGGCCTTAACGAAGTCTACGCCGACGTGGCCGAGATTACCGGCGAAGAGAAATATCTCGACATCGCCAGGCAATTGTCGCACCGCGAGATTCTCAACCCGCTGGAGCAACGCCAGGATAAACTCACCGGCCTGCATGCCAACACCCAGATCCCCAAAGTGATCGGCTACAAACGCGTCGGCGACCTGACCCACGATGACCAGTGGCAAGACGCTGCGGAGTATTTCTGGAACGAGGTAGTGGAAAACCGTACCGTGGCCATCGGTGGCAACAGTGTGCGCGAGCACTTCCACGATACCGACGACTTCTCCTCCATGATCGAAGACGTGGAAGGCCCGGAAACCTGCAATACCTACAATATGCTGAAACTCACCCGGCTGCTGTATCTGAGCGAGCCGGACGCGCGCTATATGCGTTACTACGAGCGCGCGCTGTACAACCATATCCTGTCGTCACAGAACCCGGATACCGGCGGACTCGTCTATTTCACGCCCATGCGCCCAAGCCACTATCGCATGTATTCCAAACCGGAAGATGCCATGTGGTGTTGTGTAGGTTCCGGGATCGAAAACCACAGCAAGTACGGCGAGATGATCTACGCCCACCGTGGCGACGAGCTGTTCGTAAACCTGTTTATTCCCTCCACACTGGACTGGGAAGAAAAAGGCATCCAGTTGCATCAGGAAAACCAGATTCCCGATGCGGAGAACACTACACTGACAGTGACAGGCAACAGCAAGTTCACCCTGAAACTGCGCTACCCGGCCTGGGTCACTGCAGGCGAGATCGAAGTCGCGATAAACGGTAAGGCAGTGGTAGTCAACGCGCATCCCGGCAGCTACATCACCATCGATCGCCACTGGAAAGACGGCGACCGCGTGGATGTGCAGCTTCCCATGCACACGGAAACCGAACAGCTGCCAGACGGCTCGGATTACTTTGCACTGACCTACGGCCCGGTAGTACTGGCGGCAAAAACCCAGCCGTTCGCCAACGAACACCTGGACTATTTTGCCGATGACAGCCGTATGGGACATATCGCCAGCGGCCCCATGTGTCCGCAGGAACAGATGCCCATGTTTGTCAGCGAAGACCTCGGATTTGTCGAACAGATCCAACGTCTGCCCGGCGAAAAACTGGCGCTGTCTACACCGGCCTCGCTAAAGACCGGCAACGGCAACAACAATTTACAGCTGATCCCCTTCTTCCGCCTGCACGAAGCCCGTTACACCATCTACTGGCCCTACAGCACCCCGCAGGAACTGGCGAAAAAGCAGCGCATCAAAGAAGAGGAAGACCGCGCGCGGCTGGCACTGGCCCAACAGACCATCGACAAGGTGGCGCCGGGTGAACAGCAGCCGGAAGCGGATCACTTCTTTGCCGGCGCCGCCACCGAGGCGGGTGTCCATCGCGGCCGCCACTGGCGCCACAGCAGCGACTGGTTCAGCTATCAGCTGAAAGACCCGAACAAAGAAGCCGAGACACTGCGTATCACCTATTACGGACAGGATAACGGACGTCATTTCCGGATTCTTGCCAACAACGTAGAAATTGCACAGGTAAAACTGGAAGGAAATCGCGGCGATGACTTCTACAGCGTGGACTATCCGGTACCGGCTACCGTGCTCAAGCAGGCGGATAACGGGGTTATCGAACTGAAGTTCGTCGCCGGTAAAGATTCTGTGGCGGGCGGTATTTACGGTGTGCGCCTGATGCGCGCTACCGGTGAGCCCGAAAACGGCTGA
- the ligB gene encoding NAD-dependent DNA ligase LigB, which translates to MAANLLAAATASDCPNWKGSQASEEIASLSRKIQQWDNAYYREHRSLVSDPVYDKARTTLKHWNRCFPDRARIPTPPAEQSNYTIAHPVPQAGLQKLGTPEAVTRWLNQHSDTWLQPKVDGVAVTLIYHRGKLHQMISRGDGQRGQDWTHHARRIRAIHQQIPDQRHQLVLQGEVYWRQQNHIQAEGGDNARGRASGAMASNALTDEQASSLALFVWDWPRGPEKFSERLHALKALGYDSTAYSHRVSTFEEARHWRQHFYRQPQPFATDGIVLKQGRRPSAESWKAEPPHWAAAWKHPAITAMATVVDVEFPVGRTGKIVPVVKLEPTLLDDREIRRVSSGAFGRWQSLDIRPGDQLRIKLAGQTIPHIVDVVLPAVERVALPVPDPDDYGPDTCWRPEPGCEEQFLARVEWMGEKLALRGMGEARWRALFEAGLLPDLLAWTALTRAELMAVPGIGEKRAEKLFASFRQAQEQGFKRWMYALGMPSINLLPEESWHGATYATFSAREEGSWEALAGIGAVRAKELSAFLGDEEVLVLRRRLRTLEVAGF; encoded by the coding sequence TTGGCCGCCAACCTCCTGGCGGCCGCTACTGCATCAGACTGCCCGAACTGGAAAGGCTCGCAGGCAAGTGAGGAAATCGCCAGCCTTAGTAGAAAGATCCAGCAATGGGACAATGCCTACTATCGCGAACACCGCTCTCTGGTGTCAGACCCCGTCTACGACAAAGCCCGAACAACCCTGAAGCATTGGAACCGCTGCTTTCCGGATCGGGCTCGGATCCCCACACCGCCGGCCGAGCAATCCAATTACACGATCGCGCATCCAGTCCCGCAAGCCGGCCTGCAAAAGCTCGGTACACCTGAAGCAGTAACCCGCTGGCTGAATCAACACAGTGACACATGGCTACAACCGAAGGTCGACGGCGTTGCTGTCACTCTGATCTACCATCGCGGCAAGCTGCACCAGATGATCAGCCGCGGCGACGGCCAGCGGGGCCAGGACTGGACACACCATGCGCGGCGCATCCGCGCCATCCATCAACAGATCCCCGATCAGCGCCACCAACTGGTCCTGCAAGGCGAAGTCTACTGGCGCCAGCAAAACCATATCCAGGCCGAGGGCGGTGACAATGCCCGCGGGCGTGCCAGTGGTGCCATGGCTTCCAACGCATTGACCGACGAGCAGGCCAGTTCCCTCGCTCTGTTCGTGTGGGACTGGCCCCGAGGCCCGGAAAAATTCTCCGAACGCCTGCACGCGCTCAAAGCGCTCGGTTACGACTCCACCGCTTACAGCCACCGCGTAAGCACTTTTGAGGAGGCCCGTCACTGGCGGCAGCACTTCTATCGCCAGCCCCAACCCTTTGCCACCGATGGCATCGTATTGAAGCAGGGCCGCCGCCCATCAGCAGAAAGCTGGAAAGCTGAACCACCCCACTGGGCCGCCGCCTGGAAACACCCGGCCATCACGGCGATGGCCACCGTGGTCGACGTGGAATTCCCGGTTGGGCGCACCGGGAAAATAGTGCCCGTGGTTAAACTGGAGCCCACCTTACTGGACGACCGGGAGATCCGCCGCGTCAGCAGTGGCGCTTTCGGGCGCTGGCAATCCCTGGATATCCGACCTGGAGACCAGCTGCGTATCAAGCTCGCCGGACAGACGATCCCGCATATTGTCGATGTGGTACTGCCCGCGGTGGAACGAGTGGCGCTGCCAGTGCCGGACCCGGATGACTATGGCCCTGATACCTGTTGGCGGCCGGAGCCCGGGTGTGAGGAACAGTTTCTGGCGCGGGTTGAATGGATGGGGGAGAAGTTGGCGCTTCGCGGTATGGGGGAAGCGCGGTGGCGCGCGCTATTCGAGGCCGGTTTGTTGCCAGATCTCCTGGCCTGGACCGCGTTGACCCGTGCAGAGCTGATGGCGGTACCGGGCATCGGTGAGAAAAGGGCGGAGAAGTTATTCGCCAGCTTCCGGCAGGCACAGGAGCAGGGCTTCAAACGCTGGATGTACGCCCTGGGGATGCCGTCGATCAACCTGCTACCCGAAGAAAGTTGGCACGGCGCTACCTATGCGACTTTTTCGGCGCGTGAAGAGGGGAGCTGGGAAGCGCTTGCCGGTATTGGCGCTGTGCGCGCGAAGGAACTCTCGGCTTTCCTGGGTGACGAGGAAGTACTGGTTCTACGCAGAAGGTTGCGGACGCTCGAAGTGGCGGGGTTTTAG
- a CDS encoding SDR family NAD(P)-dependent oxidoreductase, translated as MAQNPQQSDDFDRVFASGELEKITRYPDLEGKRVFITGGGSGIGAYLTAAFSLQGAQVSFVSLREAPAQKLCDQVAQHTGLRPHFSACDIRDLSALEAVIAESVDAMGGLDVLVNNAARDTRHDIDSLTPEQWDDSLNTNLRPQFFAMQWAARAMEKAGSGSIVNLGSNSANLALTGYPAYVTAKTAIVGLTRAAARELGEKGIRVNALIPGWVMTERQKRLWVTEEALAECLQEQSLKFAIQGEDLVESALFLASRASRAITGQQLIVDGGRV; from the coding sequence ATGGCCCAGAATCCGCAGCAATCCGACGACTTTGATAGGGTTTTCGCCAGTGGCGAACTGGAAAAGATTACCCGTTATCCCGACCTGGAGGGGAAAAGGGTTTTTATTACCGGCGGTGGCTCCGGGATCGGCGCCTACTTGACTGCGGCATTTTCGCTGCAGGGGGCGCAGGTGTCCTTCGTGTCCCTGCGTGAAGCGCCTGCGCAGAAACTATGCGATCAGGTGGCGCAACACACTGGCCTTCGCCCTCATTTCAGTGCCTGCGATATTCGCGACCTGAGCGCGCTGGAAGCGGTGATAGCGGAGTCAGTGGATGCCATGGGCGGTCTGGATGTACTGGTCAATAATGCCGCGCGGGATACCCGGCACGACATTGACAGTCTCACCCCCGAGCAGTGGGACGATTCCCTGAACACCAACCTGCGCCCGCAGTTTTTCGCCATGCAGTGGGCGGCGCGGGCGATGGAAAAGGCTGGCTCCGGCAGTATTGTCAACCTGGGGTCCAATTCCGCCAATCTGGCGCTTACCGGTTATCCCGCCTACGTGACCGCAAAAACCGCTATTGTCGGGCTCACGCGGGCGGCGGCCCGTGAACTCGGTGAAAAAGGCATTCGCGTCAATGCCCTGATCCCCGGTTGGGTCATGACCGAGCGCCAGAAGCGCCTGTGGGTAACCGAAGAGGCGCTGGCCGAATGTCTGCAGGAACAGAGCCTGAAGTTCGCCATTCAGGGCGAAGACCTGGTGGAGTCAGCACTGTTTCTGGCCTCCCGCGCATCGCGCGCAATTACCGGCCAGCAGTTGATCGTCGATGGTGGGCGGGTATGA
- a CDS encoding 2-dehydro-3-deoxygalactonokinase, which yields MATASELGRGLLALDWGTSSFRLTVINDAGEERQQLHSDRGIAQISQQQLLPYLLEQIAALPEDLQALPVIICGMAGSTIGLQDVPYHTCPADPQQLANALAPLDGCELNASIVPGLSARNPDNNNRELEVMRGEETQIVGWLAQASEKERQSSWLCLPGTHAKWVEIKQGRVQGFRTAMTGELYALLRKHSVLVQGEQTFSDKAFASGLAAKGESLSFDLFSTRTRVLDQRLSPQHSAAYLSGLLIGSEIRALSGTLKSEAGNFTTVHLIGDQHITDLYCRGLAQQDIQSHQYDGAALAVKGLRQLYLQSNKHD from the coding sequence ATGGCGACAGCGTCTGAGCTAGGCCGCGGCCTGCTGGCGCTGGACTGGGGTACCAGCAGCTTTCGTCTCACTGTGATCAATGACGCGGGCGAAGAGCGGCAGCAGCTCCACTCAGACCGCGGCATCGCGCAGATCTCACAACAACAATTGCTACCCTATTTACTCGAGCAGATAGCGGCGCTACCGGAGGATCTGCAGGCACTGCCGGTGATCATCTGCGGCATGGCCGGCTCCACCATTGGCCTGCAGGACGTGCCCTATCACACCTGCCCCGCAGACCCGCAACAACTGGCGAATGCCCTCGCTCCGCTGGACGGCTGTGAACTCAATGCCTCAATCGTTCCGGGCTTGAGCGCGCGCAACCCGGACAATAACAACCGCGAGCTGGAAGTGATGCGCGGCGAGGAGACGCAGATCGTCGGCTGGCTGGCACAGGCCAGCGAGAAAGAGCGCCAGTCCAGCTGGCTGTGCCTGCCGGGCACCCATGCCAAATGGGTCGAAATCAAACAGGGGCGCGTACAGGGTTTCCGCACCGCTATGACCGGTGAGCTGTATGCACTGCTGCGCAAACACAGTGTTTTGGTGCAGGGCGAGCAAACATTCTCCGATAAAGCCTTTGCATCCGGGCTTGCGGCGAAGGGCGAAAGCCTGAGCTTCGATCTTTTCTCCACCCGCACCCGGGTGCTGGATCAGCGGCTCTCGCCGCAACATTCTGCCGCCTACCTTTCCGGCCTGCTGATCGGCAGCGAGATTCGTGCGCTGTCAGGAACGCTGAAGAGCGAAGCCGGGAACTTCACCACAGTGCACCTGATCGGCGACCAGCACATCACGGATCTCTACTGCCGCGGCCTGGCCCAACAGGATATCCAGAGCCACCAGTACGACGGTGCCGCGCTGGCGGTAAAAGGCCTGCGACAACTCTACCTGCAGAGCAATAAACATGACTGA
- a CDS encoding IlvD/Edd family dehydratase yields MKKSDPPKKTPRRSQLSYGKQDKDGFIHRSWMKAQGYPDHCFDGRPIIGLCNTWSEITPCNSGLRELAEYVKRGIWEAGGVPLEFPVTSLGETQMRPTAMLFRNLLAMDVEESIRGNPIDGVVLLGGCDKTTPGQLMGAASVNLPTIVVSSGAMLNGKFRGRDIGSGTDVWKFSEAVRAGEMSQEDFIAAEGAMSRSRGVCMTMGTASTVSNLTEAMGLCLPYNGSIPAVDARRQVMAHMSGREIVRLVEEDIRLKDIVTKASLINAIKVNAAVGGSTNSVMHLLALAGRLEIDLQLEDFDRYSRDLPLIANLMPSGRFLMEDYHYAGGLPAVMKKIASHLDLNAATVSGKTLGEQIEPAECYNDEVIRDLDNPVRESSGIWVLRGNLCPQGAIIKPNAATPELLKHTGRAVVFESIEDYHARKDAPDLDIDENCIMVLKGCGPKGYPGMPEVGNMALPKKLLEKGVKDMLRISDARMSGTAFGSVILHVAPEAQAGGPLAVVRSGDLIEFDGEARSLNLKISHQELQSRLQEWQADRPESPYQRGYAKLYVDTVLQADRGADLDFLVGGSGDEVSRESH; encoded by the coding sequence ATGAAGAAAAGTGATCCTCCCAAGAAAACCCCGCGTCGCAGCCAGTTGAGTTATGGCAAGCAGGACAAGGACGGCTTCATTCACCGTTCCTGGATGAAAGCCCAGGGTTACCCCGATCACTGTTTTGACGGCCGTCCCATTATCGGCCTGTGCAACACCTGGTCCGAAATCACCCCCTGCAACTCCGGGCTGCGGGAACTGGCGGAGTACGTCAAGCGCGGTATCTGGGAAGCCGGCGGTGTGCCGCTGGAGTTTCCGGTCACCAGCCTGGGGGAGACCCAGATGCGCCCCACCGCCATGCTGTTCCGCAACCTGCTGGCGATGGACGTGGAAGAATCCATCCGCGGCAACCCCATCGACGGCGTGGTGCTGCTGGGTGGCTGTGACAAGACCACCCCGGGACAACTGATGGGCGCGGCCAGCGTCAACCTGCCCACCATCGTGGTCTCCTCCGGCGCAATGCTGAACGGCAAGTTTCGCGGTCGCGATATCGGTTCCGGCACCGATGTATGGAAGTTTTCCGAGGCGGTGCGCGCCGGGGAGATGAGCCAGGAGGACTTTATTGCCGCGGAGGGCGCCATGTCCCGCTCCCGCGGTGTGTGCATGACCATGGGCACCGCCTCCACGGTGTCCAACCTGACCGAGGCCATGGGCCTGTGCCTGCCCTACAACGGCTCGATACCCGCCGTAGACGCCCGCCGTCAGGTAATGGCGCATATGAGCGGTCGCGAGATCGTGCGCCTGGTGGAAGAGGATATCCGCCTCAAGGATATCGTCACCAAGGCGTCCCTGATCAACGCGATCAAGGTCAACGCTGCCGTGGGCGGCTCTACCAATTCCGTGATGCACCTGCTGGCCCTGGCCGGGCGCCTTGAAATCGACCTGCAACTGGAAGACTTCGACCGCTACAGCCGCGACCTGCCGCTGATCGCCAACCTGATGCCTTCCGGCCGCTTCCTGATGGAGGACTATCACTACGCCGGTGGCCTGCCGGCGGTGATGAAAAAGATTGCCTCCCACCTGGACCTGAACGCCGCCACCGTGAGCGGGAAAACCCTGGGTGAGCAGATCGAGCCCGCGGAGTGCTACAACGACGAAGTAATCCGCGACCTGGACAACCCGGTACGGGAGAGCTCCGGCATCTGGGTATTGCGCGGCAATCTCTGTCCCCAGGGCGCCATCATCAAACCCAACGCGGCGACACCAGAGCTGCTCAAGCACACCGGGCGCGCGGTGGTGTTCGAATCCATCGAGGACTATCACGCGCGCAAGGATGCGCCGGATCTGGATATCGACGAAAACTGCATCATGGTACTGAAGGGCTGCGGCCCCAAGGGTTATCCGGGCATGCCTGAAGTGGGCAATATGGCACTGCCGAAAAAGCTGCTGGAAAAAGGCGTCAAAGATATGCTGCGTATTTCCGATGCGCGCATGAGCGGCACCGCATTCGGCTCCGTGATCCTGCACGTGGCACCAGAAGCCCAGGCCGGCGGCCCCCTGGCGGTGGTACGCAGTGGCGATCTGATTGAATTCGATGGCGAAGCGCGCAGCCTCAACCTGAAAATTTCCCACCAGGAACTGCAATCCAGGCTGCAGGAATGGCAGGCCGACAGACCGGAATCTCCCTACCAGCGCGGTTACGCCAAGCTCTATGTGGATACCGTGCTGCAGGCCGATCGCGGAGCGGATCTGGACTTCCTGGTAGGCGGATCCGGCGATGAAGTTTCCCGGGAGTCCCATTGA
- a CDS encoding SMP-30/gluconolactonase/LRE family protein — translation MLEVQRIDAIEVGNTLGESVLWNHKEQSVWWTDIHECKLYRLTWPGRELEVFDTPERLCAFGFTDREDCIVAAFETGFALFDYRRGKILWQKTLLEKNSGVRFNDGKIDRQGRFWAGTMAEDGREEAAGILYCLEPSGVVSEQEKNVLISNGCCWDVDSSHFYFADSPRRSIYRYKFDARRGDLGERELFARTMFGIYPDGATVDAEGNLWSAQWRGARIQRYTPDGNLAGAVPVPVSQPTCVTFGGPDMNLMFVTTAKESLHEWTLDKEWQAGNLFVFQTPFKGVMGFRFSTTQLLEKAEALETA, via the coding sequence AAGTCGGCAATACCCTTGGCGAAAGCGTATTGTGGAACCATAAAGAGCAGAGCGTCTGGTGGACTGATATCCACGAATGCAAACTCTATCGGCTCACCTGGCCCGGTCGCGAGCTGGAAGTATTCGATACGCCCGAGCGTCTGTGCGCATTTGGCTTTACCGATCGCGAAGACTGTATTGTTGCCGCATTTGAAACCGGGTTTGCGCTGTTCGACTATCGTCGTGGCAAGATCCTGTGGCAGAAGACCCTGCTGGAAAAAAACAGTGGCGTGCGTTTCAATGATGGCAAGATTGACCGTCAGGGCCGTTTCTGGGCCGGTACCATGGCGGAAGACGGCCGCGAAGAGGCCGCCGGTATCCTCTACTGCCTGGAACCCAGCGGTGTGGTCAGCGAGCAGGAAAAGAATGTCCTGATCTCCAACGGCTGCTGCTGGGATGTGGATTCCAGTCACTTCTATTTTGCCGACTCTCCCCGACGCAGCATTTACCGTTACAAGTTCGATGCCCGCCGCGGCGATCTCGGCGAACGCGAGCTCTTCGCCCGCACCATGTTCGGAATCTATCCCGACGGTGCCACGGTAGATGCTGAGGGCAATCTGTGGTCCGCCCAGTGGCGCGGTGCCCGGATTCAGCGCTATACCCCGGATGGCAATCTCGCCGGCGCTGTACCGGTGCCCGTGAGTCAGCCAACCTGCGTCACCTTTGGCGGTCCGGATATGAACCTGATGTTTGTCACTACGGCAAAAGAGTCCCTGCACGAGTGGACCCTTGACAAGGAGTGGCAGGCGGGCAACCTGTTTGTATTCCAGACACCGTTCAAGGGGGTGATGGGGTTCCGTTTCAGTACCACCCAGTTGCTGGAGAAAGCCGAGGCGCTGGAGACGGCCTGA
- a CDS encoding 2-dehydro-3-deoxy-6-phosphogalactonate aldolase — translation MTEQRTAATYPPMVAILRGVTPDEIIPIAESVYRAGFRYIEVPLNSPNPLESIARLVDHFGDRACCGAGTVTSAEQVEELASVGARLVVSPNCDPQVIRSSLKYDMISMPGFFTPTEAFAAISAGATFLKLYPAASLGADYVKNLKTVLPGHVQLLAVGGISLENMDIFSRAGVDGFGIGGDLYKPGHSKAEVADLAGAYMKMFAALKDTN, via the coding sequence ATGACTGAACAGAGAACAGCTGCCACCTACCCACCCATGGTGGCGATACTGCGCGGCGTTACGCCGGACGAAATCATTCCGATAGCCGAATCCGTCTACCGGGCGGGGTTTCGCTATATCGAGGTGCCGCTTAATTCCCCGAATCCCCTGGAGAGCATCGCACGGCTGGTGGATCACTTCGGTGACCGCGCCTGCTGCGGTGCCGGTACCGTAACCAGTGCAGAACAGGTGGAAGAACTGGCCTCGGTGGGTGCGCGATTGGTCGTCTCCCCCAACTGCGATCCCCAAGTGATCAGAAGCAGCCTGAAGTACGACATGATATCCATGCCGGGCTTTTTTACCCCCACCGAGGCGTTCGCCGCAATCTCCGCCGGCGCCACATTCCTGAAGCTTTATCCCGCTGCCAGCCTGGGGGCGGACTACGTCAAAAACCTGAAAACCGTACTGCCAGGCCACGTCCAGCTGCTGGCGGTAGGCGGTATCAGCTTGGAAAATATGGACATTTTTTCCCGCGCTGGGGTAGATGGTTTCGGAATCGGCGGAGACCTGTATAAGCCCGGCCACAGCAAGGCAGAAGTCGCAGATCTGGCCGGCGCGTATATGAAAATGTTCGCGGCATTAAAAGACACGAACTAA
- a CDS encoding arabinan endo-1,5-alpha-L-arabinosidase, whose amino-acid sequence MFRLPAALRRPVALAAACLALPLAACADSDAGTKRQIDVHDPVMAKEDDTYYLFSTGPGITIYRSDDLHHWQFSGRGFESEPTWAKNVSPGFGGHLWAPDIIEHDGRFYLYYSVSAFGKNTSAIGVTVSDTLNPDSPDYGWEDQGIVVQSVPHRDHWNAIDPAIIFGEDGTPWMSFGSFWEGLKLVKLDDSLTRLAEPQEWHTIARGERPQFHPVNEPGPEEIEAPFIFRKNGYYYLFISRGLCCKGDDSTYRLAVGRSQSVTGPYMDKDGVDLANGGGTPLISGNKAWPGLGHNSAYTFDGKDYLVLHAYESADKGLQKLKIMDIEWDDDLWPVVDPAQLDSFKAYKVK is encoded by the coding sequence ATGTTCCGACTCCCCGCAGCTCTGCGGCGGCCGGTGGCGCTTGCCGCGGCCTGTCTCGCCCTGCCCCTCGCCGCCTGTGCCGACAGCGATGCCGGCACCAAGCGTCAGATCGACGTCCACGATCCGGTGATGGCGAAGGAAGATGATACCTATTATCTGTTCAGCACCGGCCCCGGTATCACTATCTACCGTTCAGACGACCTGCACCACTGGCAGTTCTCCGGTCGCGGTTTTGAATCTGAGCCGACCTGGGCAAAAAATGTCTCTCCGGGTTTTGGTGGCCATCTGTGGGCGCCGGACATCATTGAGCACGATGGTCGTTTCTATCTCTACTACTCCGTTTCAGCATTCGGTAAGAATACCTCGGCGATCGGTGTGACGGTCTCTGACACGCTGAATCCGGATTCTCCGGATTACGGTTGGGAGGATCAGGGTATCGTGGTGCAGTCGGTCCCGCACCGGGATCACTGGAATGCGATTGATCCGGCAATCATTTTTGGTGAAGACGGCACGCCGTGGATGAGTTTTGGTTCTTTCTGGGAAGGGCTGAAGCTGGTGAAGCTGGATGATTCACTGACCCGCCTGGCGGAGCCTCAGGAGTGGCACACGATCGCCCGTGGCGAGCGGCCCCAGTTTCACCCGGTCAATGAACCGGGCCCGGAAGAGATTGAGGCACCGTTTATTTTCCGCAAGAACGGTTATTACTATCTGTTTATTTCCCGTGGGCTTTGCTGCAAGGGAGATGACAGTACTTACCGGTTGGCGGTGGGGCGCTCCCAGTCTGTGACCGGACCTTATATGGATAAAGACGGTGTGGACCTGGCCAATGGCGGCGGTACGCCGCTGATTTCCGGCAACAAGGCGTGGCCGGGGCTTGGACATAACAGCGCTTACACCTTTGATGGCAAGGACTATCTGGTGCTGCATGCCTATGAGTCTGCGGACAAGGGGCTGCAGAAGCTGAAGATCATGGATATCGAGTGGGACGACGATCTCTGGCCTGTGGTGGATCCTGCGCAATTGGATTCTTTCAAGGCGTACAAAGTTAAGTAG